One part of the Phragmites australis chromosome 3, lpPhrAust1.1, whole genome shotgun sequence genome encodes these proteins:
- the LOC133911043 gene encoding GDSL esterase/lipase At1g28600-like, with protein MASSSLVPVLPLLLLLLVCPDMAVSAAAPGGSSCYTRLFSFGDSITDAGNLASLSPNISVLEPPYGETFFGRPTGRFCDGRLIVDFIAAALRLPFLAPYLTGRTANDFRQGANFAVAGATALSHDFFRDMGLNLTLIPPYSLDVQLEWFKRVLHLLGPTEQERKDIMSRSLFLMGEIGGNDYNHPFFQNRSFAAEIKPLVPKVIQKIESAVKVLIGLGAKTIVVPGNVPMGCIPRYLAMFRSINPGDYDAAGCLRWLNDFAELHNRALKRVLERIPRDPTTVTVIYGDYYGAVLEITRNPHKHGFTNLIACCGDGGPYNSGSLFSCNATSIVCPDPSKRISWDGIHFTEAVYRFVARGVLDGPYAAPSPILSKCRC; from the exons ATGGCTTCTTCTTCACTGGTGCCCGTGcttccccttctcctcctcctcctcgtgtgCCCGGACATGGCCGTGTCTGCCGCAGCACCCGGCGGCTCGTCCTGCTACACGCGCCTGTTCAGCTTCGGCGACTCCATCACCGACGCCGGCAACCTCGCCAGCTTGTCGCCCAACATCTCCGTGCTAGAGCCACCCTACGGCGAGACCTTCTTTGGCCGCCCGACCGGCCGATTCTGCGACGGCAGGCTCATCGTCGACTTTATAG CGGCGGCGTTGCGGCTGCCGTTCTTGGCGCCGTACCTCACCGGAAGGACGGCGAACGACTTCCGGCAGGGTGCCAACTTCGCGGTGGCCGGCGCGACGGCGCTGAGCCATGACTTCTTCAGGGACATGGGGCTCAACCTGACTCTCATACCGCCATACTCGCTGGACGTGCAGCTGGAGTGGTTCAAGCGCGTGCTACACTTGCTGGGGCCAACCGAACAAG AGCGCAAGGACATCATGTCTCGCTCTCTGTTCCTGATGGGGGAGATCGGGGGCAACGACTACAACCACCCCTTCTTCCAGAACCGGTCCTTCGCCGCCGAGATCAAGCCCTTGGTCCCAAAAGTCATACAGAAGATCGAAAGCGCCGTGAAG GTCTTGATCGGCCTTGGAGCGAAGACGATCGTCGTCCCAGGAAACGTCCCCATGGGCTGCATACCCAGGTACCTCGCCATGTTCCGGAGCATCAACCCCGGCGACTACGACGCCGCCGGGTGCCTCAGGTGGCTCAACGACTTCGCCGAGCTCCACAACCGTGCGCTCAAGCGCGTGCTGGAGCGGATCCCTCGCGACCCGACGACGGTCACGGTAATCTACGGCGACTACTACGGCGCCGTACTGGAGATCACCCGTAACCCTCACAAACATG GGTTTACGAACTTGATCGCGTGTTGCGGGGACGGCGGCCCCTACAACTCCGGCTCGCTGTTCTCCTGCAACGCCACGTCCATTGTTTGCCCTGATCCCTCCAAGCGCATCTCATGGGATGGCATACATTTCACTGAAGCTGTGTATCGGTTCGTGGCGCGTGGCGTGCTAGATGGACCCTACGCTGCACCATCGCCAATACTGTCGAAATGCAGATGCTGA